In one window of Paraflavitalea soli DNA:
- a CDS encoding zinc dependent phospholipase C family protein has protein sequence MKKIILIAALLSICHHSFCWGFYAHRKINFMAVFLLPPEMLVLYKPHIQFLSEHAIDPDKRRYAMTIEGPRHYIDIDHYGSWPYDSLPRQWKEAVEKYSQDSLMKYGIVPWWIQTMQHRLTQAFKEKDQARILKLSADIGHYIGDAHVPLHACSNHNGQHTGQQGIHGFWESRIPELLADKEWDFFLGKASYISDPGAFIWDRVLESAAAADTVLLFERTLTQEFPPDQKFSFEDRNGVIVRQYARDYCRRYNQRLNNMVERRMKQSVYAVASYWYTAWVNAGQPDLKHLINKNFSETELKEFETLNEQWKKGQPPARNCD, from the coding sequence ATGAAAAAGATTATCCTCATTGCTGCTCTTCTATCCATATGCCATCACTCCTTCTGCTGGGGTTTCTATGCCCATCGTAAGATCAACTTCATGGCTGTATTCCTCCTGCCACCCGAAATGCTGGTATTATACAAGCCCCATATTCAGTTTCTCAGCGAACATGCTATCGATCCCGACAAGCGGCGGTATGCAATGACCATCGAAGGTCCCCGCCATTACATCGACATAGATCATTACGGTTCCTGGCCCTATGATTCCCTGCCACGACAATGGAAGGAAGCAGTAGAAAAATACTCACAGGATAGCCTCATGAAGTACGGCATTGTTCCCTGGTGGATACAAACCATGCAGCACCGGCTCACACAGGCTTTCAAAGAGAAAGACCAGGCCAGGATATTAAAACTCTCAGCAGATATAGGCCATTATATCGGCGATGCACACGTTCCCCTGCATGCTTGCAGCAACCACAATGGCCAGCACACCGGACAGCAAGGCATTCATGGCTTCTGGGAGTCGAGGATCCCCGAATTGCTCGCCGATAAAGAATGGGACTTCTTCCTGGGCAAAGCCAGCTATATCTCCGATCCGGGTGCTTTTATATGGGACAGGGTATTGGAAAGTGCAGCAGCGGCCGATACAGTACTGTTATTTGAGCGTACCTTGACCCAGGAGTTTCCACCTGATCAGAAATTTTCTTTTGAAGATCGTAACGGTGTTATCGTTCGACAATATGCACGCGATTATTGCCGCAGGTATAACCAAAGGCTCAATAACATGGTAGAAAGAAGAATGAAACAATCCGTATATGCTGTAGCTTCCTATTGGTACACAGCCTGGGTAAATGCCGGTCAGCCCGATCTGAAGCATCTTATTAATAAAAACTTTTCCGAAACGGAGCTGAAAGAATTTGAGACCCTTAACGAACAATGGAAAAAAGGACAGCCACCCGCCCGGAACTGCGACTAA
- a CDS encoding DUF502 domain-containing protein, which translates to MKTKQVLKKFFQYFLQGLIILAPIAITIYAVTALFNFVDGILPSLIQTVFPYWIGTDSQGQPNKIPGLGFGLVILIVILVGYISSSFIVSRLVDLFDKILERTPGIKLIYSTIKDFFEAFAGNKRKFDKAVLVSVESVDVWQIGFITQEELNEFGLQEYMAVYVPQSYAFTGRLYFVKRDRVRLLTDISSTDAMKFAISGGVTHIEDDHEVKN; encoded by the coding sequence ATGAAGACTAAGCAGGTATTGAAAAAGTTTTTTCAATATTTTTTGCAGGGGCTTATTATCCTGGCGCCCATAGCCATTACTATATATGCCGTAACTGCCTTATTTAATTTTGTGGATGGCATTTTGCCCAGCCTTATACAAACCGTATTTCCCTATTGGATAGGCACCGACAGCCAGGGCCAACCCAATAAAATTCCCGGTTTGGGATTTGGACTGGTAATCCTCATTGTAATTTTGGTGGGCTATATCTCTTCCTCCTTTATTGTTAGCCGCCTGGTCGACCTGTTTGATAAAATACTCGAACGTACGCCCGGTATTAAACTCATATACAGTACCATCAAAGATTTCTTTGAGGCCTTTGCCGGCAATAAACGCAAGTTCGACAAAGCCGTGCTCGTTAGTGTGGAATCAGTAGATGTATGGCAAATTGGGTTTATCACCCAGGAAGAACTCAATGAATTTGGACTACAGGAATATATGGCTGTTTATGTACCCCAGTCATATGCCTTTACCGGTCGCCTGTATTTTGTAAAACGCGATCGAGTACGCTTATTAACCGATATAAGTTCTACCGACGCCATGAAATTCGCGATCTCCGGCGGCGTCACCCATATCGAAGATGACCATGAGGTAAAAAACTAA
- a CDS encoding TetR/AcrR family transcriptional regulator: MIPEPNTKIRIRQKADELFTKYGIRSVSMDDIANALGMSKKTIYQYFVDKDELVEAVLEADIHQMQTDCVAIAVDARNAIDEVFLSIDRVLEQFRNMNPMLIYDLEKFHVRGFQKFMEHKNKFLLQVIRKNMERGLAEGLYRDDLNVEVLAKFRLESMMLAFNIDLYPPSKYSLADVSKELIEHFVFGLASQKGYKLIVKYKEERLKQAKHETLSGKTK; this comes from the coding sequence ATGATACCAGAACCAAATACGAAAATCCGGATCCGCCAGAAGGCAGATGAGCTATTTACCAAATACGGGATCCGGAGTGTAAGCATGGATGACATTGCCAATGCGTTGGGAATGAGCAAGAAGACGATCTATCAGTATTTCGTAGACAAAGATGAGCTGGTAGAGGCGGTATTGGAAGCAGATATCCATCAAATGCAAACGGATTGTGTGGCTATTGCGGTTGATGCACGCAATGCGATCGATGAAGTGTTTCTTTCTATCGACCGGGTGCTGGAGCAGTTCCGGAATATGAACCCGATGTTGATCTATGACCTGGAGAAGTTTCACGTACGTGGCTTCCAGAAGTTCATGGAGCATAAGAATAAGTTCTTATTACAGGTTATCCGCAAAAATATGGAACGGGGCCTAGCAGAAGGCTTATACCGTGATGATCTGAATGTGGAGGTGCTGGCGAAGTTCCGCCTGGAATCGATGATGCTGGCCTTCAATATTGACCTCTATCCCCCCTCTAAATATAGCCTGGCCGATGTATCGAAAGAGCTCATCGAGCATTTTGTATTTGGCCTCGCCTCTCAAAAAGGATATAAGCTGATCGTAAAATATAAAGAAGAACGTTTAAAACAAGCAAAACATGAGACCTTATCAGGTAAGACGAAGTAA
- a CDS encoding TolC family protein, with the protein MRPYQVRRSKSLLLLFLTGLAVHYSTAQETQHAFSARQAVDYALKNSSRVKNALTDIKIQLQTNREVTSAALPKLDGFVSGTNYMDIPTQLIPGEFFQQPGTYIPVQFGTRYNVLYGVELKQLLFDGQVFVGLQARDASIEYANLNVAVTTEVIKANVYKIYYQLVVGKKQIEVFDINIARTEKLLHDTRELFKNGFQEKLDMDKVSVNLSNLRTEKLKIENRLKTGNVALKYLMGMPIKENLILTDTVNEAVIKEDLLSPDSLQFENRKEYQLLKSLEKLNTYNIKRYRMSYLPTVSLTGGYSQNAQRNKFNFFKSGEPWFKSTSIGVRIDVPIFDGFAKDSRIKSARLELEKTQTNIADLKNNIASEIDTARISLQNALVTMDAQKTNMELAEQVYNQTKLKYEQGLGSNLEVTNAEADLKTAQNNYFSSLYDAVVAKIEYLRATGRL; encoded by the coding sequence ATGAGACCTTATCAGGTAAGACGAAGTAAAAGCCTACTGCTACTGTTCCTGACGGGCCTGGCTGTTCATTATTCGACAGCGCAGGAGACGCAACACGCATTTTCTGCACGGCAAGCCGTTGACTATGCCCTGAAGAACAGCAGCCGGGTGAAAAATGCATTGACAGATATTAAAATACAGTTACAAACGAACCGGGAAGTAACATCGGCTGCGCTGCCAAAGCTTGATGGTTTTGTTTCAGGTACGAATTACATGGACATTCCTACGCAATTGATACCCGGTGAATTCTTTCAACAACCGGGTACATATATACCTGTACAGTTTGGCACACGGTACAATGTGTTGTATGGTGTGGAACTGAAACAACTACTTTTTGACGGGCAGGTGTTTGTTGGCCTGCAGGCGCGCGATGCTTCTATTGAATATGCCAACCTGAATGTGGCGGTAACGACGGAGGTGATCAAGGCCAATGTTTATAAGATCTATTATCAGCTGGTAGTAGGTAAAAAACAGATCGAGGTCTTTGATATTAATATTGCACGGACGGAAAAGCTTTTACATGATACGCGTGAATTGTTTAAAAACGGTTTCCAGGAAAAGCTGGACATGGACAAGGTATCGGTAAACCTATCGAACCTCCGGACCGAGAAGCTAAAAATAGAGAACCGGTTAAAGACAGGCAATGTAGCGCTGAAGTACCTGATGGGCATGCCCATCAAGGAAAACCTGATCTTGACAGATACGGTGAATGAAGCGGTCATCAAAGAAGACCTGCTGAGCCCTGACAGCCTTCAATTTGAAAACAGGAAGGAGTACCAGCTGCTGAAATCTCTTGAAAAGCTAAATACTTACAATATTAAACGGTACAGAATGAGCTATCTGCCAACGGTTTCATTGACCGGCGGCTATAGTCAGAATGCACAGCGGAACAAGTTTAACTTTTTTAAAAGTGGTGAGCCCTGGTTTAAATCCACGTCTATCGGCGTGCGGATCGATGTGCCGATCTTTGACGGTTTTGCCAAGGATTCGCGTATCAAGTCGGCCCGGTTAGAACTGGAAAAGACGCAAACCAATATCGCTGACCTGAAGAACAATATAGCGAGTGAGATTGATACGGCCCGTATCAGTTTGCAGAATGCGCTGGTTACGATGGACGCTCAAAAAACGAACATGGAGCTGGCGGAACAGGTATACAATCAAACGAAGTTGAAGTATGAGCAGGGTCTGGGTTCAAACCTTGAAGTGACGAATGCAGAAGCGGACCTTAAAACGGCACAGAACAACTATTTCTCTTCGCTATATGACGCAGTAGTAGCCAAAATAGAATACCTGCGGGCAACGGGACGATTATAA